A genomic window from Streptomyces sp. NBC_00234 includes:
- a CDS encoding S8 family serine peptidase yields MAATATIAGVVATSSVALAAAPAAPSPKPAPASQAMTTLPTAPVENVIVTYKSKAAEAGSNAAAKSDAAAKAEQTGESLSFERRLAGGAALVDLGGEASKKDLAEVMDAFRADTSVASVEPDIRAYAMAVTPNDTDYAKQWDLFEATGGMNVPGAWDKGTGSGVTVAVIDTGYAAHSDVAANVVSGYDFISSSADARDGNGRDSDAKDEGDWNATAGECGTGSTASNSSWHGTHVAGTIGATANNSKGIAGIAYSAKIQPVRVLGKCGGSSSDIADAITWASGGTVPGVAANATPAKVINLSLGGASSTCPSVYQTAINGAVSRGTTVVVAAGNSNANASGFTPANCAGVINVASTSREGNRSFYSNYGSIVDVSAPGGETRRATDTPGTITTPENGILSTLNSGTTTQSTENYKPYQGTSMAAPHIAGLAALLKSAKSTLTPAEIESAIKGNARPLPGTCTGGCGAGIADAAKTVNAVTGTTPVGTTFSNATDVTIADNSTVTSSIPVTGRTGNAPATLRVDVDIKHTWRGDLVVDLVAPDGTVRNLKASSSSDSADNVIATYTVDASSEVANGTWKLQVRDVASGDTGYIDTWSLTF; encoded by the coding sequence GTGGCAGCAACTGCCACGATCGCCGGTGTCGTTGCCACTTCCTCCGTGGCGCTCGCCGCCGCCCCGGCGGCCCCCTCGCCGAAGCCGGCTCCGGCTTCACAGGCCATGACCACGCTGCCCACCGCGCCGGTCGAGAACGTCATCGTCACCTACAAGTCCAAGGCTGCCGAGGCCGGTTCCAACGCGGCTGCCAAGAGCGATGCGGCCGCCAAGGCCGAACAGACCGGCGAGAGCCTGTCGTTCGAGCGCCGCCTCGCCGGCGGCGCCGCCCTGGTCGACCTGGGCGGCGAGGCGTCCAAGAAGGACCTCGCCGAGGTGATGGACGCCTTCCGCGCGGACACCTCAGTCGCGTCCGTGGAGCCCGACATCCGCGCCTACGCGATGGCGGTCACCCCGAACGACACCGACTACGCCAAGCAGTGGGACCTGTTCGAGGCCACCGGCGGCATGAACGTCCCCGGCGCCTGGGACAAGGGCACCGGCAGCGGCGTCACCGTCGCCGTCATCGACACCGGCTACGCCGCCCACTCGGACGTGGCAGCCAACGTCGTCTCCGGATACGACTTCATCTCCTCCTCCGCGGACGCCCGTGACGGCAACGGCCGCGACAGCGACGCCAAGGACGAGGGCGACTGGAACGCCACGGCGGGTGAGTGCGGCACCGGTTCCACGGCGAGCAACTCCTCCTGGCACGGCACGCACGTCGCCGGCACGATCGGGGCGACCGCCAACAACAGCAAGGGCATCGCGGGCATCGCGTACAGCGCGAAGATCCAGCCCGTGCGGGTGCTCGGCAAGTGCGGCGGCTCCTCCTCGGACATCGCCGACGCCATCACCTGGGCATCCGGCGGCACCGTCCCGGGCGTCGCGGCGAACGCGACCCCGGCCAAGGTCATCAACCTGAGCCTCGGCGGCGCCAGCTCCACGTGCCCCAGCGTCTACCAGACCGCCATCAACGGCGCCGTGTCGCGCGGCACCACCGTGGTCGTCGCGGCCGGCAACAGCAACGCCAACGCCTCCGGCTTCACGCCCGCCAACTGCGCCGGTGTCATCAACGTGGCGTCCACCAGCCGTGAGGGCAACCGTTCGTTCTACTCGAACTACGGCAGCATCGTCGACGTCTCCGCGCCCGGCGGCGAGACCCGCCGCGCCACCGACACGCCCGGTACCATCACCACCCCCGAGAACGGCATCCTCTCCACGCTGAACTCCGGTACCACCACGCAGTCGACCGAGAACTACAAGCCCTACCAGGGCACTTCGATGGCCGCCCCGCACATCGCCGGCCTCGCCGCACTCCTCAAGTCGGCCAAGAGCACCCTGACCCCGGCCGAGATCGAGTCCGCGATCAAGGGCAACGCCAGGCCGCTCCCCGGCACCTGCACCGGCGGCTGCGGCGCCGGCATCGCCGATGCGGCCAAGACCGTGAACGCCGTCACCGGCACCACCCCCGTCGGCACGACGTTCAGCAACGCGACGGACGTGACGATCGCCGACAACTCGACCGTCACCTCGTCGATCCCGGTCACCGGCCGCACGGGCAACGCCCCCGCCACCCTCAGGGTCGACGTGGACATCAAGCACACCTGGCGCGGCGACCTGGTCGTCGACCTGGTCGCGCCTGACGGCACGGTGCGCAACCTGAAGGCGTCGTCGTCCTCGGACAGCGCCGACAACGTCATCGCGACGTACACGGTCGACGCGTCGAGCGAGGTCGCCAACGGCACCTGGAAGCTGCAGGTCCGCGACGTGGCATCGGGTGACACCGGCTACATCGACACCTGGAGTCTCACCTTCTGA
- a CDS encoding YDG/SRA domain-containing protein, which translates to MPAYRATFGHVNDVLPGTHFESRRAVKDAQLHKESEAGISWGRDEQDERAADAIVLNNGYEDDVDGWDEITYTGAGGQTRNSSRQTSDQTWDNKGNASLRRSRIKGNCVRVIRGSDGEREYSPASGYRYDGLYEVVADWTEVGRAGFQICRFALRRLPAARQELTSIEQQVQDMLDRRGQASTDEGGDDDTAPRRRTSTVERIVRDTAVVRRVKRWHGFACQVCGLALAVGADGRSYAEGAHIHALGGADGGPDVDGNVLCLCPNCHVQLDRGAIFLTDDLQVVNRFARDGAPGRAPLRTVAQHRIEERFIRAHRRFWRIGIDS; encoded by the coding sequence ATGCCTGCATACAGAGCGACCTTCGGTCATGTGAACGATGTTCTCCCCGGTACTCATTTCGAGTCACGACGCGCGGTCAAGGACGCCCAGCTTCACAAGGAAAGTGAGGCGGGCATCTCGTGGGGGCGCGATGAGCAGGATGAGCGGGCGGCTGACGCGATCGTGCTCAACAACGGTTATGAGGACGATGTTGATGGGTGGGACGAGATCACGTACACCGGTGCTGGAGGGCAGACTCGGAACTCCAGCCGCCAGACCTCGGACCAGACCTGGGACAACAAGGGCAATGCCAGTCTCCGGCGGAGTCGAATCAAGGGGAACTGCGTCCGTGTCATTCGGGGCAGCGACGGCGAGCGGGAGTACTCGCCGGCCTCGGGGTATCGGTACGACGGTCTGTACGAGGTTGTCGCCGACTGGACCGAGGTGGGCAGAGCCGGATTCCAGATCTGTCGGTTTGCCTTGCGTCGGCTCCCGGCCGCACGACAGGAGCTCACCTCAATCGAGCAGCAGGTCCAAGACATGCTCGATCGCAGGGGGCAGGCATCGACCGACGAAGGGGGCGATGACGACACCGCGCCCAGGAGGCGGACTTCTACGGTCGAACGCATTGTCCGCGACACTGCAGTCGTCCGGCGGGTGAAGCGGTGGCACGGATTTGCCTGTCAGGTGTGCGGCCTTGCTCTGGCCGTCGGAGCGGATGGCAGAAGCTATGCAGAGGGTGCGCACATACACGCACTCGGCGGGGCAGACGGTGGGCCGGATGTCGATGGCAACGTCTTGTGTCTATGCCCGAATTGCCACGTGCAGCTGGATCGCGGGGCCATCTTCCTGACTGATGATCTGCAGGTGGTGAACCGGTTTGCGAGGGATGGGGCTCCAGGGCGGGCGCCACTGAGGACCGTGGCGCAGCACCGCATAGAGGAACGATTCATACGAGCCCACCGTCGCTTCTGGCGCATAGGTATCGACTCTTAG
- a CDS encoding ATP-binding protein — protein MDGCRFGVVRKAWDLPFRAEAEELAGLRRVMRLHLELWGLPGVVHAAQLCVTELVTNVIKHVGPGTRACLAVAMSGANLRIEVSDPDTHALPTFVRAADMAEEGRGLGLVDGVAERWGVILRGDSKVTWCELATGLLSPAGHVGGPRVAKAEAVLGLLQLRHAPEPLPRLRVVRGEAVAIDLIADLLHWLRAHGCDPDEALDRAQTHFEAELADIR, from the coding sequence ATGGATGGGTGTCGTTTCGGTGTCGTCAGGAAGGCATGGGATCTGCCCTTTCGGGCGGAGGCGGAAGAGTTGGCCGGCTTGCGCCGGGTGATGCGGCTGCACCTGGAGCTCTGGGGCCTGCCTGGCGTGGTCCACGCGGCGCAGCTCTGCGTCACCGAACTAGTGACGAACGTGATCAAGCACGTCGGGCCGGGGACTCGGGCGTGCCTGGCTGTCGCGATGAGCGGCGCCAACCTCCGGATCGAGGTGAGCGATCCTGACACGCACGCGCTGCCCACCTTCGTTAGGGCAGCCGATATGGCAGAGGAAGGGCGGGGGCTTGGCCTTGTCGATGGCGTTGCTGAGCGGTGGGGCGTCATTCTTCGTGGCGACTCCAAGGTCACCTGGTGCGAGTTGGCTACGGGCCTTCTCTCGCCAGCGGGCCACGTTGGTGGGCCACGTGTGGCGAAGGCAGAGGCGGTGCTGGGGCTCCTTCAATTGAGGCATGCACCGGAGCCCTTGCCTCGGTTGAGAGTGGTGCGAGGGGAGGCGGTGGCGATCGACCTCATCGCTGACCTCCTTCACTGGCTACGCGCTCACGGATGTGACCCAGATGAGGCGTTGGACCGCGCGCAAACTCACTTTGAGGCCGAGTTGGCGGATATCCGCTGA
- a CDS encoding DUF397 domain-containing protein has product MDTERVHWFKSSYSGGSGTECVEVADLHTVVGVRDSKCPEGARIFVQPNAWAEFVTTLSA; this is encoded by the coding sequence ATGGACACCGAACGCGTGCACTGGTTCAAGTCGTCGTACAGCGGCGGCAGCGGCACCGAGTGCGTCGAGGTGGCCGACCTGCACACCGTCGTCGGTGTACGTGACTCAAAGTGCCCCGAAGGGGCCCGCATCTTCGTCCAACCCAACGCATGGGCTGAGTTTGTGACAACTCTCAGCGCGTAG
- a CDS encoding helix-turn-helix domain-containing protein, producing MPVGPTTRRRQLGADLRRLRERKGLTLEDAGARVGISKATLSRYETKEGTVKWPAVDALCREYGASDHERALLVDLAKGARIQGWWRSLADPIPESMNLMLTLEDEVVSEGHYACMYVPGLLQTRAYAEAVHRASEMRCTDQEIHHMVDIRMKRQELLTRVEPPHIWAVIDEAVIRRMVGGRGVMREQLKHLAEQASQPHVTVQILPFEAGAHAAAVGSFVILGGPAPELDVVYVDIIGGGLFMEKPQELARYRLAFEYLRAQALDIDQSAALLNRVIGEL from the coding sequence ATGCCAGTCGGACCAACCACTCGTAGACGCCAACTCGGCGCAGACCTACGCCGTCTCCGCGAGCGCAAGGGCCTCACGTTGGAGGATGCGGGTGCCCGAGTCGGCATCTCAAAGGCGACTCTGAGTCGCTACGAAACGAAGGAAGGCACCGTCAAATGGCCTGCCGTTGACGCCCTGTGCCGTGAGTACGGCGCCTCCGACCACGAGCGTGCGTTGCTCGTCGACTTGGCCAAGGGAGCGCGCATTCAGGGCTGGTGGCGCTCCCTCGCCGACCCGATTCCCGAGTCGATGAACCTCATGCTGACGCTCGAAGACGAAGTGGTCAGCGAAGGCCACTACGCGTGCATGTACGTGCCGGGGCTCCTCCAGACGCGTGCGTACGCGGAGGCAGTGCACCGGGCCTCGGAGATGAGATGCACGGATCAGGAGATCCACCACATGGTGGACATCCGCATGAAGCGCCAGGAGCTTCTCACTCGCGTCGAGCCTCCGCATATCTGGGCCGTGATCGATGAAGCAGTTATCCGGCGCATGGTGGGTGGACGCGGCGTCATGCGCGAGCAGTTGAAGCATCTCGCCGAGCAAGCATCCCAGCCCCACGTCACCGTTCAGATACTGCCGTTCGAGGCAGGCGCCCACGCCGCAGCAGTCGGCAGTTTCGTCATCCTCGGCGGCCCTGCGCCCGAGCTCGACGTCGTGTACGTGGACATCATCGGCGGTGGGCTCTTCATGGAGAAGCCGCAGGAACTGGCGCGCTATAGGTTGGCGTTCGAGTACCTGCGTGCGCAGGCATTGGATATCGACCAGTCTGCCGCGCTCCTGAATCGGGTCATTGGGGAGCTTTGA
- a CDS encoding S66 family peptidase produces the protein MPIRYPRPLRPGDRIGVTSPSSGVPKELRARLDVAVREVEARGYEVVVGECMDGAGHVSAPAAERAAELTGMLTDPGIRAVVPPWGGETAVDLLPLLDQERLRDAEPTWVVGYSDISTLITPLTLLTGIATVHGNNLMDTPYRVPEGLLSWLDIVTMPAGQRFTQTPPGRHRSSGWDDFHAFPEVRDVTLDTPGRWTRLDGDGDVDVSGRLIGGCVETVGGLAGTPYGDVPAFARDHAPEGLLVYVEAGGDSAFTICRTLHAMRMAGFFDQANAVLVARTSAPDAPSLTQHEAVIDALGSLGVPILADVECGHVPPFMPLVNGALGRVVHTSERSELSQSLVD, from the coding sequence ATGCCCATTCGATATCCGCGCCCGCTCCGCCCCGGTGACCGCATCGGCGTCACCTCGCCCTCCAGTGGAGTGCCCAAGGAGCTGCGCGCGCGGCTCGACGTGGCGGTTCGCGAGGTGGAGGCGCGGGGGTACGAGGTCGTCGTCGGGGAGTGCATGGACGGTGCCGGGCATGTCAGTGCGCCCGCGGCCGAGCGGGCGGCGGAGCTGACGGGGATGCTGACCGATCCCGGGATCCGTGCCGTGGTGCCGCCGTGGGGTGGGGAGACCGCCGTCGACCTGCTGCCTCTGCTCGACCAGGAGCGGCTGCGCGACGCCGAGCCCACCTGGGTCGTCGGGTACTCGGACATCTCGACCCTCATCACGCCGCTCACCCTGCTCACCGGCATCGCGACCGTGCACGGCAACAACCTGATGGACACGCCCTACCGCGTGCCCGAGGGGCTGCTGTCCTGGCTGGACATCGTCACCATGCCGGCGGGGCAGCGGTTCACGCAGACACCGCCGGGGCGCCATCGGAGCTCGGGCTGGGACGACTTCCATGCCTTCCCCGAGGTACGTGACGTCACGCTCGACACCCCCGGCCGGTGGACCCGGCTGGACGGGGACGGCGATGTAGACGTCTCGGGGCGGCTCATCGGGGGCTGCGTCGAGACCGTCGGCGGGCTGGCGGGCACTCCGTACGGGGACGTCCCGGCCTTCGCCCGTGACCACGCCCCGGAAGGGCTTCTCGTGTACGTCGAGGCCGGGGGTGACAGTGCCTTCACGATCTGCCGCACCCTTCACGCGATGCGGATGGCCGGGTTCTTCGACCAGGCCAACGCCGTCCTGGTGGCACGCACTTCGGCGCCGGACGCGCCCTCACTCACGCAGCACGAGGCGGTGATCGACGCGCTCGGATCGCTGGGGGTACCGATCCTTGCCGATGTCGAGTGCGGTCATGTTCCGCCGTTCATGCCTCTCGTCAACGGGGCGCTCGGGCGCGTCGTCCACACGTCGGAGCGCAGCGAGTTGAGCCAGTCGCTCGTCGACTGA